A stretch of the Triticum dicoccoides isolate Atlit2015 ecotype Zavitan unplaced genomic scaffold, WEW_v2.0 scaffold31676, whole genome shotgun sequence genome encodes the following:
- the LOC119345861 gene encoding mavicyanin-like yields the protein MMRRRYEELNLAAPVGMATLAALALLLCISMTSMDGCAAAQYKVGGLDVWGVPPSSKPDVYVRWAKSVPVKLGDALFFLYPPSQDSAVQLTAKAFAAYDVSDPLLKLEDGNSVFNLTKPGRAYFSSAAPGHCRKGQKFKLR from the exons ATGAT GAGACGACGATACGAAGAGCTCAACTTGGCGGCGCCGGTGGGAATGGCGACCCTAGCGGCTCTGGCGCTGCTTCTGTGCATCTCCATGACCTCCATGGACGGGTGCGCCGCCGCTCAGTACAAGGTGGGCGGGCTGGATGTGTGGGGGGTGCCGCCGTCCAGCAAGCCGGACGTGTATGTGCGGTGGGCCAAGTCCGTCCCCGTCAAGCTCGGcgacgccctcttcttcctctacccACCCAGCCAGGACAGCGCCGTGCAGCTCACCGCCAAGGCCTTCGCCGCCTACGACGTGTCCGACCCGCTGCTCAAGCTAGAGGACGGCAACTCTGTCTTCAACCTCACCAAGCCCGGGCGGGCCTACTTCAGCAGCGCCGCCCCGGGGCACTGCCGCAAGGGCCAGAAGTTCAAGCTGCGATGA